The Ooceraea biroi isolate clonal line C1 chromosome 1, Obir_v5.4, whole genome shotgun sequence genome has a window encoding:
- the LOC105277825 gene encoding gamma-aminobutyric acid type B receptor subunit 1 isoform X1, with amino-acid sequence MAVSTFTTALPTTDFATTCPTTPPAPWTEASLPPEDEEENVLHIGGIFPIAGEGGWQGGQACMPAAHLALEDVNREKNLLRGYRLHLHSNDSECEPGLGASVMYNLLYFPPYKLMLLAGCSTVCTTVAEAAKMWNLVVLCYGASSPALSDRNRFPTLFRTHPSATVHNPTRIKLLQKFGWSRVAILQQAEEVFISTVEDLEARCKEAGIEIVTRQSFLSDPTDAVKNLRRQDARIIVGLFYVVAARRVLCELYHQKLYGKTYVWFFIGWYEDDWFEINLEKEGITCTKEQMRMAAEGHLTTEALMWNQNNDTTISGMTAEDFRKRLNKLLKDDGYDIDNDRYPEGYQEAPLAYDAVWSVALAFNRTMERLSKMGNSLKNFTYNNKEIADEIYAAVNSTQFLGVSGHVAFSSQGDRIALTQIEQVIDGKYVKLGYYDTQSDNLTWRNVERWIGGKVPQDRTIIRTVLRTVSLPLFISMATLSALGIVIAIGLIVFNVYNRHRRVIHSSHPTANTIMLVGIIGCFLAVLCIGIDGRFVTPWQFLIICQTRAWAMSTGFTLAFGAMFSKVWRVHRLSTKAKADQGKSLTAKQKVSSIQKKIEPWKLYVMLAGLLLIDIILLVTWQVVDPLRRRIETFSLELPPYGDEDAMIKPELEHCESEHNSLWLGLIYSYKGIVLAFGLFLSYETRSIKIKLINDSRYVGMSIYNIVVLCLITVPVVMVISSQQDASYAFSALATIFCCFLSMALIFVPKVIEVIRHPKDKSESRYNPDGAVSKEEEEKYQKLLNENDELQKLIATKEERIQTIRQKIAERDALKGTGTMSRCRQGQPKQPFIIADYPTGEGTSDSAIGGGISVCTKSSRASASDVEFSETYL; translated from the exons ATGGCAGTGAGCACTTTCACGACGGCATTGCCTACCACCGATTTTGCCACTACGTGTCCTACTACACCACCCG CGCCGTGGACCGAGGCGTCGCTGCCGCCCGAAGACGAGGAGGAGAACGTCCTGCACATCGGCGGCATCTTTCCGATCGCCGGCGAGGGCGGCTGGCAGGGCGGCCAG GCTTGCATGCCAGCCGCGCACCTGGCCTTAGAGGACGTTAATCGTGAAAAGAACTTGTTACGCGGATATAGACTGCACCTCCATTCCAACGATAGTGAG TGCGAGCCCGGTCTCGGCGCCTCCGTGATGTACAACTTGCTATATTTTCCACCTTATAAATTAATGCTGTTAGCCGGATGTAGCACGGTCTGCACCACGGTTGCCGAGGCGGCAAAAATGTGGAATCTGGTGGTG CTTTGTTACGGTGCCTCGTCGCCAGCGTTGTCCGACCGGAATCGATTCCCGACCCTCTTCAGGACGCATCCATCTGCCACTGTGCACAATCCCACGAGAATCAAACTGCTACAGAAGTTTGGCTGGTCTCGGGTAGCGATATTACAGCAAGCCGAAGAAGTGTTCATATCG ACTGTCGAAGATCTGGAAGCACGGTGTAAAGAAGCTGGGATAGAGATAGTCACTCGTCAAAGCTTCCTGTCGGATCCAACGGACGCGGTGAAGAATCTACGGCGTCAGGACGCGCGGATAATTGTCGGCCTGTTTTACGTGGTAGCCGCGAGGCGGGTACTCTGCGAGCTCTATCACCAGAAGCTGTACGGCAAGACCTACGTGTGGTTCTTCATAGGTTGGTACGAGGACGACTGGTTCGAAATCAATCTAGAGAAGGAAGGTATCACGTGCACGAAGGAGCAGATGCGTATGGCGGCGGAAGGTCACCTAACGACTGAGGCGCTCATGTGGAACCAGAACAATGACACGACAATCAGCGGCATGACCGCGGAGGACTTCCGAAAGAGACTGAACAAGCTGCTGAAAGATGACGGTTACGACATAGATAACGATCGATATCCTGAAGGCTATCAGGAAGCTCCGCTTGCCTATGATGCCGTTTGGTCTGTCGCGTTGG CGTTTAACAGAACCATGGAGAGGCTGAGCAAGATGGGGAACAGTTTAAAGAACTTTACTTACAACAACAAAGAGATTGCCGACGAGATATACGCGGCGGTAAACTCGACCCAATTTCTCGGAGTTTCC GGGCACGTCGCGTTCAGCTCGCAGGGTGACCGAATCGCTCTCACGCAGATCGAGCAGGTGATCGATGGAAAGTACGTTAAGTTAGGCTACTACGACACGCAAAGCGATAATCTGACGTGGCGCAACGTGGAGCGATGGATCGGCGGCAAAGTGCCGCAAGATAGAACGATAATAAGAACCGTCTTGAGAACGGTGTCACTGCCCTTATTCATAAGTATGGCGACCTTGTCGGCGCTCGGTATCGTGATAGCCATCGGATTGATCGTATTTAACGTCTATAATAGGCACCGCAG AGTTATACACTCGTCTCATCCCACCGCCAACACGATAATGCTGGTGGGCATAATAGGCTGCTTCTTGGCTGTGCTGTGCATAGGGATTGACGGTAGGTTTGTGACGCCGTGGCAGTTTCTCATCATCTGCCAAACTAGAGCGTGGGCAATGTCGACCGGTTTCACCCTTGCGTTCGGTGCGATGTTTAGCAAAGTATGGAGGGTCCACCGGCTCTCGACGAAGGCGAAGGCCGATCAAGGAAAG TCATTGACGGCTAAACAAAAAGTTTCGTCTATACAGAAGAAAATTGAGCCGTGGAAGCTGTACGTTATGCTGGCTGGATTGCTGTTGATCGACATCATCCTCCTCGTCACTTGGCAAGTGGTCGATCCATTGCGTAGGAGAATCGAGACTTTCTCGTTGGAACTGCCTCCTTACGGAGACGAGGATGCAATGATCAAGCCCGAATTAGAACATTGCGAGAGCGAGCACAACAGCCTATGGCTCG GCTTGATCTACAGCTATAAGGGCATTGTCCTAGCTTTCgggctctttctctcttacgaGACGAGAAGCATCAAAATCAAACTGATCAATGATTCCAGATACGTAGGAATGTCGATATATAACATCGTAGTTCTGTGTCTCATAACGGTACCTGTCGTAATGGTCATCTCTAGCCAGCAGGACGCGAGTTACGCCTTCTCGGCGTTGGCTACTATTTTTTGTTGCTTCCTCAGCATGGCGCTTATCTTCGTGCCGAAAGTGATCGAAGTGATCAGACACCCCAAGGATAAATCCGAATCGAGATACAATCCGGATGGCGCGGTGTccaaggaagaggaagaaaagtaTCAGAAGCTGCTCAATGAAAATGACGAGCTTCAAAAGCTTATCGCTACG AAGGAGGAAAGGATTCAAACCATCAGACAGAAGATAGCTGAGCGCGATGCCCTGAAAGGGACCGGTACGATGAGTCGTTGCAGACAGGGACAGCCTAAGCAACCTTTCATCATTGCTGATTATCCGACCGGCGAGGGAACATCGGACAGCGCTATCGGTGGGGGTATTTCTGTTTGTACAAAATCTTCCCGCGCTTCCGCTTCTGATGTTGAGTTTTCAGAGACGTACTTATAA
- the LOC105277825 gene encoding gamma-aminobutyric acid type B receptor subunit 1 isoform X3 codes for MAVSTFTTALPTTDFATTCPTTPPAPWTEASLPPEDEEENVLHIGGIFPIAGEGGWQGGQACMPAAHLALEDVNREKNLLRGYRLHLHSNDSECEPGLGASVMYNLLYFPPYKLMLLAGCSTVCTTVAEAAKMWNLVVLCYGASSPALSDRNRFPTLFRTHPSATVHNPTRIKLLQKFGWSRVAILQQAEEVFISTVEDLEARCKEAGIEIVTRQSFLSDPTDAVKNLRRQDARIIVGLFYVVAARRVLCELYHQKLYGKTYVWFFIGWYEDDWFEINLEKEGITCTKEQMRMAAEGHLTTEALMWNQNNDTTISGMTAEDFRKRLNKLLKDDGYDIDNDRYPEGYQEAPLAYDAVWSVALAFNRTMERLSKMGNSLKNFTYNNKEIADEIYAAVNSTQFLGVSGHVAFSSQGDRIALTQIEQVIDGKYVKLGYYDTQSDNLTWRNVERWIGGKVPQDRTIIRTVLRTVSLPLFISMATLSALGIVIAIGLIVFNVYNRHRRVIHSSHPTANTIMLVGIIGCFLAVLCIGIDGRFVTPWQFLIICQTRAWAMSTGFTLAFGAMFSKVWRVHRLSTKAKADQGKSLTAKQKVSSIQKKIEPWKLYVMLAGLLLIDIILLVTWQVVDPLRRRIETFSLELPPYGDEDAMIKPELEHCESEHNSLWLGLIYSYKGIVLAFGLFLSYETRSIKIKLINDSRYVGMSIYNIVVLCLITVPVVMVISSQQDASYAFSALATIFCCFLSMALIFVPKVIEVIRHPKDKSESRYNPDGAVSKEEEEKYQKLLNENDELQKLIATKEERIQTIRQKIAERDALKGTGTMSRCRQGQPKQPFIIADYPTGEGTSDSAIGTQHVAEMYELHRL; via the exons ATGGCAGTGAGCACTTTCACGACGGCATTGCCTACCACCGATTTTGCCACTACGTGTCCTACTACACCACCCG CGCCGTGGACCGAGGCGTCGCTGCCGCCCGAAGACGAGGAGGAGAACGTCCTGCACATCGGCGGCATCTTTCCGATCGCCGGCGAGGGCGGCTGGCAGGGCGGCCAG GCTTGCATGCCAGCCGCGCACCTGGCCTTAGAGGACGTTAATCGTGAAAAGAACTTGTTACGCGGATATAGACTGCACCTCCATTCCAACGATAGTGAG TGCGAGCCCGGTCTCGGCGCCTCCGTGATGTACAACTTGCTATATTTTCCACCTTATAAATTAATGCTGTTAGCCGGATGTAGCACGGTCTGCACCACGGTTGCCGAGGCGGCAAAAATGTGGAATCTGGTGGTG CTTTGTTACGGTGCCTCGTCGCCAGCGTTGTCCGACCGGAATCGATTCCCGACCCTCTTCAGGACGCATCCATCTGCCACTGTGCACAATCCCACGAGAATCAAACTGCTACAGAAGTTTGGCTGGTCTCGGGTAGCGATATTACAGCAAGCCGAAGAAGTGTTCATATCG ACTGTCGAAGATCTGGAAGCACGGTGTAAAGAAGCTGGGATAGAGATAGTCACTCGTCAAAGCTTCCTGTCGGATCCAACGGACGCGGTGAAGAATCTACGGCGTCAGGACGCGCGGATAATTGTCGGCCTGTTTTACGTGGTAGCCGCGAGGCGGGTACTCTGCGAGCTCTATCACCAGAAGCTGTACGGCAAGACCTACGTGTGGTTCTTCATAGGTTGGTACGAGGACGACTGGTTCGAAATCAATCTAGAGAAGGAAGGTATCACGTGCACGAAGGAGCAGATGCGTATGGCGGCGGAAGGTCACCTAACGACTGAGGCGCTCATGTGGAACCAGAACAATGACACGACAATCAGCGGCATGACCGCGGAGGACTTCCGAAAGAGACTGAACAAGCTGCTGAAAGATGACGGTTACGACATAGATAACGATCGATATCCTGAAGGCTATCAGGAAGCTCCGCTTGCCTATGATGCCGTTTGGTCTGTCGCGTTGG CGTTTAACAGAACCATGGAGAGGCTGAGCAAGATGGGGAACAGTTTAAAGAACTTTACTTACAACAACAAAGAGATTGCCGACGAGATATACGCGGCGGTAAACTCGACCCAATTTCTCGGAGTTTCC GGGCACGTCGCGTTCAGCTCGCAGGGTGACCGAATCGCTCTCACGCAGATCGAGCAGGTGATCGATGGAAAGTACGTTAAGTTAGGCTACTACGACACGCAAAGCGATAATCTGACGTGGCGCAACGTGGAGCGATGGATCGGCGGCAAAGTGCCGCAAGATAGAACGATAATAAGAACCGTCTTGAGAACGGTGTCACTGCCCTTATTCATAAGTATGGCGACCTTGTCGGCGCTCGGTATCGTGATAGCCATCGGATTGATCGTATTTAACGTCTATAATAGGCACCGCAG AGTTATACACTCGTCTCATCCCACCGCCAACACGATAATGCTGGTGGGCATAATAGGCTGCTTCTTGGCTGTGCTGTGCATAGGGATTGACGGTAGGTTTGTGACGCCGTGGCAGTTTCTCATCATCTGCCAAACTAGAGCGTGGGCAATGTCGACCGGTTTCACCCTTGCGTTCGGTGCGATGTTTAGCAAAGTATGGAGGGTCCACCGGCTCTCGACGAAGGCGAAGGCCGATCAAGGAAAG TCATTGACGGCTAAACAAAAAGTTTCGTCTATACAGAAGAAAATTGAGCCGTGGAAGCTGTACGTTATGCTGGCTGGATTGCTGTTGATCGACATCATCCTCCTCGTCACTTGGCAAGTGGTCGATCCATTGCGTAGGAGAATCGAGACTTTCTCGTTGGAACTGCCTCCTTACGGAGACGAGGATGCAATGATCAAGCCCGAATTAGAACATTGCGAGAGCGAGCACAACAGCCTATGGCTCG GCTTGATCTACAGCTATAAGGGCATTGTCCTAGCTTTCgggctctttctctcttacgaGACGAGAAGCATCAAAATCAAACTGATCAATGATTCCAGATACGTAGGAATGTCGATATATAACATCGTAGTTCTGTGTCTCATAACGGTACCTGTCGTAATGGTCATCTCTAGCCAGCAGGACGCGAGTTACGCCTTCTCGGCGTTGGCTACTATTTTTTGTTGCTTCCTCAGCATGGCGCTTATCTTCGTGCCGAAAGTGATCGAAGTGATCAGACACCCCAAGGATAAATCCGAATCGAGATACAATCCGGATGGCGCGGTGTccaaggaagaggaagaaaagtaTCAGAAGCTGCTCAATGAAAATGACGAGCTTCAAAAGCTTATCGCTACG AAGGAGGAAAGGATTCAAACCATCAGACAGAAGATAGCTGAGCGCGATGCCCTGAAAGGGACCGGTACGATGAGTCGTTGCAGACAGGGACAGCCTAAGCAACCTTTCATCATTGCTGATTATCCGACCGGCGAGGGAACATCGGACAGCGCTATCG GCACGCAGCACGTCGCCGAAATGTACGAACTGCACCGACTATGA
- the LOC105277825 gene encoding gamma-aminobutyric acid type B receptor subunit 1 isoform X2, with protein sequence MASGSLRRCAMFLGLIVILMLAAPWTEASLPPEDEEENVLHIGGIFPIAGEGGWQGGQACMPAAHLALEDVNREKNLLRGYRLHLHSNDSECEPGLGASVMYNLLYFPPYKLMLLAGCSTVCTTVAEAAKMWNLVVLCYGASSPALSDRNRFPTLFRTHPSATVHNPTRIKLLQKFGWSRVAILQQAEEVFISTVEDLEARCKEAGIEIVTRQSFLSDPTDAVKNLRRQDARIIVGLFYVVAARRVLCELYHQKLYGKTYVWFFIGWYEDDWFEINLEKEGITCTKEQMRMAAEGHLTTEALMWNQNNDTTISGMTAEDFRKRLNKLLKDDGYDIDNDRYPEGYQEAPLAYDAVWSVALAFNRTMERLSKMGNSLKNFTYNNKEIADEIYAAVNSTQFLGVSGHVAFSSQGDRIALTQIEQVIDGKYVKLGYYDTQSDNLTWRNVERWIGGKVPQDRTIIRTVLRTVSLPLFISMATLSALGIVIAIGLIVFNVYNRHRRVIHSSHPTANTIMLVGIIGCFLAVLCIGIDGRFVTPWQFLIICQTRAWAMSTGFTLAFGAMFSKVWRVHRLSTKAKADQGKSLTAKQKVSSIQKKIEPWKLYVMLAGLLLIDIILLVTWQVVDPLRRRIETFSLELPPYGDEDAMIKPELEHCESEHNSLWLGLIYSYKGIVLAFGLFLSYETRSIKIKLINDSRYVGMSIYNIVVLCLITVPVVMVISSQQDASYAFSALATIFCCFLSMALIFVPKVIEVIRHPKDKSESRYNPDGAVSKEEEEKYQKLLNENDELQKLIATKEERIQTIRQKIAERDALKGTGTMSRCRQGQPKQPFIIADYPTGEGTSDSAIGGGISVCTKSSRASASDVEFSETYL encoded by the exons ATGGCGAGCGGCTCTCTGCGGCGATGCGCGATGTTTTTGGGCTTAATTGTGATTTTGATGCTGGCAGCGCCGTGGACCGAGGCGTCGCTGCCGCCCGAAGACGAGGAGGAGAACGTCCTGCACATCGGCGGCATCTTTCCGATCGCCGGCGAGGGCGGCTGGCAGGGCGGCCAG GCTTGCATGCCAGCCGCGCACCTGGCCTTAGAGGACGTTAATCGTGAAAAGAACTTGTTACGCGGATATAGACTGCACCTCCATTCCAACGATAGTGAG TGCGAGCCCGGTCTCGGCGCCTCCGTGATGTACAACTTGCTATATTTTCCACCTTATAAATTAATGCTGTTAGCCGGATGTAGCACGGTCTGCACCACGGTTGCCGAGGCGGCAAAAATGTGGAATCTGGTGGTG CTTTGTTACGGTGCCTCGTCGCCAGCGTTGTCCGACCGGAATCGATTCCCGACCCTCTTCAGGACGCATCCATCTGCCACTGTGCACAATCCCACGAGAATCAAACTGCTACAGAAGTTTGGCTGGTCTCGGGTAGCGATATTACAGCAAGCCGAAGAAGTGTTCATATCG ACTGTCGAAGATCTGGAAGCACGGTGTAAAGAAGCTGGGATAGAGATAGTCACTCGTCAAAGCTTCCTGTCGGATCCAACGGACGCGGTGAAGAATCTACGGCGTCAGGACGCGCGGATAATTGTCGGCCTGTTTTACGTGGTAGCCGCGAGGCGGGTACTCTGCGAGCTCTATCACCAGAAGCTGTACGGCAAGACCTACGTGTGGTTCTTCATAGGTTGGTACGAGGACGACTGGTTCGAAATCAATCTAGAGAAGGAAGGTATCACGTGCACGAAGGAGCAGATGCGTATGGCGGCGGAAGGTCACCTAACGACTGAGGCGCTCATGTGGAACCAGAACAATGACACGACAATCAGCGGCATGACCGCGGAGGACTTCCGAAAGAGACTGAACAAGCTGCTGAAAGATGACGGTTACGACATAGATAACGATCGATATCCTGAAGGCTATCAGGAAGCTCCGCTTGCCTATGATGCCGTTTGGTCTGTCGCGTTGG CGTTTAACAGAACCATGGAGAGGCTGAGCAAGATGGGGAACAGTTTAAAGAACTTTACTTACAACAACAAAGAGATTGCCGACGAGATATACGCGGCGGTAAACTCGACCCAATTTCTCGGAGTTTCC GGGCACGTCGCGTTCAGCTCGCAGGGTGACCGAATCGCTCTCACGCAGATCGAGCAGGTGATCGATGGAAAGTACGTTAAGTTAGGCTACTACGACACGCAAAGCGATAATCTGACGTGGCGCAACGTGGAGCGATGGATCGGCGGCAAAGTGCCGCAAGATAGAACGATAATAAGAACCGTCTTGAGAACGGTGTCACTGCCCTTATTCATAAGTATGGCGACCTTGTCGGCGCTCGGTATCGTGATAGCCATCGGATTGATCGTATTTAACGTCTATAATAGGCACCGCAG AGTTATACACTCGTCTCATCCCACCGCCAACACGATAATGCTGGTGGGCATAATAGGCTGCTTCTTGGCTGTGCTGTGCATAGGGATTGACGGTAGGTTTGTGACGCCGTGGCAGTTTCTCATCATCTGCCAAACTAGAGCGTGGGCAATGTCGACCGGTTTCACCCTTGCGTTCGGTGCGATGTTTAGCAAAGTATGGAGGGTCCACCGGCTCTCGACGAAGGCGAAGGCCGATCAAGGAAAG TCATTGACGGCTAAACAAAAAGTTTCGTCTATACAGAAGAAAATTGAGCCGTGGAAGCTGTACGTTATGCTGGCTGGATTGCTGTTGATCGACATCATCCTCCTCGTCACTTGGCAAGTGGTCGATCCATTGCGTAGGAGAATCGAGACTTTCTCGTTGGAACTGCCTCCTTACGGAGACGAGGATGCAATGATCAAGCCCGAATTAGAACATTGCGAGAGCGAGCACAACAGCCTATGGCTCG GCTTGATCTACAGCTATAAGGGCATTGTCCTAGCTTTCgggctctttctctcttacgaGACGAGAAGCATCAAAATCAAACTGATCAATGATTCCAGATACGTAGGAATGTCGATATATAACATCGTAGTTCTGTGTCTCATAACGGTACCTGTCGTAATGGTCATCTCTAGCCAGCAGGACGCGAGTTACGCCTTCTCGGCGTTGGCTACTATTTTTTGTTGCTTCCTCAGCATGGCGCTTATCTTCGTGCCGAAAGTGATCGAAGTGATCAGACACCCCAAGGATAAATCCGAATCGAGATACAATCCGGATGGCGCGGTGTccaaggaagaggaagaaaagtaTCAGAAGCTGCTCAATGAAAATGACGAGCTTCAAAAGCTTATCGCTACG AAGGAGGAAAGGATTCAAACCATCAGACAGAAGATAGCTGAGCGCGATGCCCTGAAAGGGACCGGTACGATGAGTCGTTGCAGACAGGGACAGCCTAAGCAACCTTTCATCATTGCTGATTATCCGACCGGCGAGGGAACATCGGACAGCGCTATCGGTGGGGGTATTTCTGTTTGTACAAAATCTTCCCGCGCTTCCGCTTCTGATGTTGAGTTTTCAGAGACGTACTTATAA
- the LOC105277825 gene encoding gamma-aminobutyric acid type B receptor subunit 1 isoform X5: protein MAVSTFTTALPTTDFATTCPTTPPAPWTEASLPPEDEEENVLHIGGIFPIAGEGGWQGGQACMPAAHLALEDVNREKNLLRGYRLHLHSNDSECEPGLGASVMYNLLYFPPYKLMLLAGCSTVCTTVAEAAKMWNLVVLCYGASSPALSDRNRFPTLFRTHPSATVHNPTRIKLLQKFGWSRVAILQQAEEVFISTVEDLEARCKEAGIEIVTRQSFLSDPTDAVKNLRRQDARIIVGLFYVVAARRVLCELYHQKLYGKTYVWFFIGWYEDDWFEINLEKEGITCTKEQMRMAAEGHLTTEALMWNQNNDTTISGMTAEDFRKRLNKLLKDDGYDIDNDRYPEGYQEAPLAYDAVWSVALAFNRTMERLSKMGNSLKNFTYNNKEIADEIYAAVNSTQFLGVSGHVAFSSQGDRIALTQIEQVIDGKYVKLGYYDTQSDNLTWRNVERWIGGKVPQDRTIIRTVLRTVSLPLFISMATLSALGIVIAIGLIVFNVYNRHRRVIHSSHPTANTIMLVGIIGCFLAVLCIGIDGRFVTPWQFLIICQTRAWAMSTGFTLAFGAMFSKVWRVHRLSTKAKADQGKSLTAKQKVSSIQKKIEPWKLYVMLAGLLLIDIILLVTWQVVDPLRRRIETFSLELPPYGDEDAMIKPELEHCESEHNSLWLGLIYSYKGIVLAFGLFLSYETRSIKIKLINDSRYVGMSIYNIVVLCLITVPVVMVISSQQDASYAFSALATIFCCFLSMALIFVPKVIEVIRHPKDKSESRYNPDGAVSKEEEEKYQKLLNENDELQKLIATKEERIQTIRQKIAERDALKGTGTMSRCRQGQPKQPFIIADYPTGEGTSDSAIETYL from the exons ATGGCAGTGAGCACTTTCACGACGGCATTGCCTACCACCGATTTTGCCACTACGTGTCCTACTACACCACCCG CGCCGTGGACCGAGGCGTCGCTGCCGCCCGAAGACGAGGAGGAGAACGTCCTGCACATCGGCGGCATCTTTCCGATCGCCGGCGAGGGCGGCTGGCAGGGCGGCCAG GCTTGCATGCCAGCCGCGCACCTGGCCTTAGAGGACGTTAATCGTGAAAAGAACTTGTTACGCGGATATAGACTGCACCTCCATTCCAACGATAGTGAG TGCGAGCCCGGTCTCGGCGCCTCCGTGATGTACAACTTGCTATATTTTCCACCTTATAAATTAATGCTGTTAGCCGGATGTAGCACGGTCTGCACCACGGTTGCCGAGGCGGCAAAAATGTGGAATCTGGTGGTG CTTTGTTACGGTGCCTCGTCGCCAGCGTTGTCCGACCGGAATCGATTCCCGACCCTCTTCAGGACGCATCCATCTGCCACTGTGCACAATCCCACGAGAATCAAACTGCTACAGAAGTTTGGCTGGTCTCGGGTAGCGATATTACAGCAAGCCGAAGAAGTGTTCATATCG ACTGTCGAAGATCTGGAAGCACGGTGTAAAGAAGCTGGGATAGAGATAGTCACTCGTCAAAGCTTCCTGTCGGATCCAACGGACGCGGTGAAGAATCTACGGCGTCAGGACGCGCGGATAATTGTCGGCCTGTTTTACGTGGTAGCCGCGAGGCGGGTACTCTGCGAGCTCTATCACCAGAAGCTGTACGGCAAGACCTACGTGTGGTTCTTCATAGGTTGGTACGAGGACGACTGGTTCGAAATCAATCTAGAGAAGGAAGGTATCACGTGCACGAAGGAGCAGATGCGTATGGCGGCGGAAGGTCACCTAACGACTGAGGCGCTCATGTGGAACCAGAACAATGACACGACAATCAGCGGCATGACCGCGGAGGACTTCCGAAAGAGACTGAACAAGCTGCTGAAAGATGACGGTTACGACATAGATAACGATCGATATCCTGAAGGCTATCAGGAAGCTCCGCTTGCCTATGATGCCGTTTGGTCTGTCGCGTTGG CGTTTAACAGAACCATGGAGAGGCTGAGCAAGATGGGGAACAGTTTAAAGAACTTTACTTACAACAACAAAGAGATTGCCGACGAGATATACGCGGCGGTAAACTCGACCCAATTTCTCGGAGTTTCC GGGCACGTCGCGTTCAGCTCGCAGGGTGACCGAATCGCTCTCACGCAGATCGAGCAGGTGATCGATGGAAAGTACGTTAAGTTAGGCTACTACGACACGCAAAGCGATAATCTGACGTGGCGCAACGTGGAGCGATGGATCGGCGGCAAAGTGCCGCAAGATAGAACGATAATAAGAACCGTCTTGAGAACGGTGTCACTGCCCTTATTCATAAGTATGGCGACCTTGTCGGCGCTCGGTATCGTGATAGCCATCGGATTGATCGTATTTAACGTCTATAATAGGCACCGCAG AGTTATACACTCGTCTCATCCCACCGCCAACACGATAATGCTGGTGGGCATAATAGGCTGCTTCTTGGCTGTGCTGTGCATAGGGATTGACGGTAGGTTTGTGACGCCGTGGCAGTTTCTCATCATCTGCCAAACTAGAGCGTGGGCAATGTCGACCGGTTTCACCCTTGCGTTCGGTGCGATGTTTAGCAAAGTATGGAGGGTCCACCGGCTCTCGACGAAGGCGAAGGCCGATCAAGGAAAG TCATTGACGGCTAAACAAAAAGTTTCGTCTATACAGAAGAAAATTGAGCCGTGGAAGCTGTACGTTATGCTGGCTGGATTGCTGTTGATCGACATCATCCTCCTCGTCACTTGGCAAGTGGTCGATCCATTGCGTAGGAGAATCGAGACTTTCTCGTTGGAACTGCCTCCTTACGGAGACGAGGATGCAATGATCAAGCCCGAATTAGAACATTGCGAGAGCGAGCACAACAGCCTATGGCTCG GCTTGATCTACAGCTATAAGGGCATTGTCCTAGCTTTCgggctctttctctcttacgaGACGAGAAGCATCAAAATCAAACTGATCAATGATTCCAGATACGTAGGAATGTCGATATATAACATCGTAGTTCTGTGTCTCATAACGGTACCTGTCGTAATGGTCATCTCTAGCCAGCAGGACGCGAGTTACGCCTTCTCGGCGTTGGCTACTATTTTTTGTTGCTTCCTCAGCATGGCGCTTATCTTCGTGCCGAAAGTGATCGAAGTGATCAGACACCCCAAGGATAAATCCGAATCGAGATACAATCCGGATGGCGCGGTGTccaaggaagaggaagaaaagtaTCAGAAGCTGCTCAATGAAAATGACGAGCTTCAAAAGCTTATCGCTACG AAGGAGGAAAGGATTCAAACCATCAGACAGAAGATAGCTGAGCGCGATGCCCTGAAAGGGACCGGTACGATGAGTCGTTGCAGACAGGGACAGCCTAAGCAACCTTTCATCATTGCTGATTATCCGACCGGCGAGGGAACATCGGACAGCGCTATCG AGACGTACTTATAA